The Chloroflexi bacterium ADurb.Bin180 DNA window GGTCGGGACGGGAGCGGCCGTGGGAAGGTGACACCAGGCGACGGATCAGGCTCTGCGCGAAGGGGGAATAGGGCCGCGGCTGCAGAGCGATCATGACCACGCGTGCAGTCGGCCAGTACTGCCTCAGCGTGCGCGCCCGGACAAAGCTCGCCGGAGTGGCGCAAGCCGTCGGAACGTACACGATGCCGTCGGGTCGAAAGGAGCGGATCTCTCGCGCGAGCGGAAGGCTCAGCAGCAGCCGGTTGGCTGGAACGTTGCGGATGGCCCGGTCGGGAGCGGACTCGCCGTCCGTGGTGAGGATGCGCGTGTCGGTCAGGCGCCCCAGTGCGGCAGCCAGATTGACAGCAAAGTTCTTGATCCCTTCGTCGTAGGGCCGCCGCAGACGCTCCGAGAAGAGGCAGACCCTCATCCCAACCCCCGCCTGTCGGCCTGTGCCACTGCGCGGTACACCTCGCGGTACTTGGCTGCTACGTCGCTGGTGCGAAAGCGTGAGCTGGCCTGCTGGCGGGCCAGTCTGCCCATGGCTACTCTGGTTTTCGGCTGGTCGATCAGTTGGCCCATGCGACTCGCCAAACCGACAGCATCCCCTGCCTCCACCAGGTAGCCAGTCTGCCCCTCTTGGACCAGGTCCGGGATGCCGCCCACTCTGGTAGCTACCACTGGCTTTCCAGCCGCCATGGCCTCGATGATGGCCATGGGCGCGTTCTCCTGGCGTGATGACAGGGCGACCAGGGTGCAGCGCGAGTACTCTTGCAGCAGGGCGGCCCTATCGAGCATACCCAGGAGCGAGACCTGCTGCTGAAGGGCATTGTTGGCGATGTACGACTTGATCGATTCCTCATAGGCCGGGCTCGTAGTGCGGCCGGCCAGGCGGAGCGTCAGCGGCGCCGTTGCGTCTGGTGCACGCTGGCTGACCAGCTCCTTGAACGCCCGCAGCAGCGTCAGGATATCCTTGACCTCGGTGATCGTGCCCACGTACAGAATCTGCCCCGGCAGAGACTGGTCCTCGACGGCAAAGTACTCGTCTGGCAGCGGATTGTCGATGCGGTACCATTGCGCGCGGGTCTGGCCTTCGTACTCGCGAAGCACATACGGGCTGATGGCGATGGCGTGGTGGACACTGCGCACAGCCAGCTTCGAGTAGTACGTCTCCATCCAGTAGCGCAGCCGCTCGCCGAGGCCCTTGTGGGCATAGCTGGGCGCCTCGCGGGCAGGGACGCCATGGACAGTGTAGACCGTCGGCAGATTGGCCCTCAGCGAGGCCAGCGCATAGTGCCCGCTGTGGGGATTCGCCACATCTGG harbors:
- the mshA_5 gene encoding D-inositol 3-phosphate glycosyltransferase, producing the protein MSGPAQPLESNRDHSPVPVAHPVPPRLRVALPAPYPMDPTRIPGGVRSVVFNLAQGLRTMNDLDVHVIHCHSEVTRKRESSDDGLTFHFRPMSRQRLLPNTVMAIGRVRDILRQVAPDVANPHSGHYALASLRANLPTVYTVHGVPAREAPSYAHKGLGERLRYWMETYYSKLAVRSVHHAIAISPYVLREYEGQTRAQWYRIDNPLPDEYFAVEDQSLPGQILYVGTITEVKDILTLLRAFKELVSQRAPDATAPLTLRLAGRTTSPAYEESIKSYIANNALQQQVSLLGMLDRAALLQEYSRCTLVALSSRQENAPMAIIEAMAAGKPVVATRVGGIPDLVQEGQTGYLVEAGDAVGLASRMGQLIDQPKTRVAMGRLARQQASSRFRTSDVAAKYREVYRAVAQADRRGLG